The following proteins are encoded in a genomic region of Chloracidobacterium sp.:
- a CDS encoding aminodeoxychorismate/anthranilate synthase component II produces MLLVIDNYDSFTFNLVQYFGELGAEMKVVRNDEVSVDEVDEDLRPQHIVISPGPGTPDTAGISLGVIERFAGRVPILGVCLGHQAIGQHFGGKVIRAPEPVHGKPVEIVHDGKTVFSGIPQSFAAGRYHSLVVDRDSLPAELVVSAESPDGLVMGLRHRTKKIEGVQFHPESILSDHGKKLLQNFLEL; encoded by the coding sequence ATGCTTCTTGTTATAGACAATTACGATTCTTTTACCTTCAACCTCGTCCAATATTTCGGCGAATTGGGCGCCGAGATGAAAGTTGTGCGAAATGATGAAGTGTCCGTTGATGAAGTGGACGAAGACCTGCGGCCGCAGCACATCGTGATCTCGCCGGGGCCCGGAACGCCGGACACCGCAGGCATCTCGCTTGGTGTGATCGAACGGTTTGCGGGCCGCGTCCCGATCCTTGGGGTTTGTCTCGGGCACCAAGCGATAGGACAGCACTTTGGCGGCAAGGTCATTCGAGCGCCTGAACCTGTCCACGGCAAACCGGTTGAGATCGTTCATGACGGCAAGACGGTCTTTTCCGGCATACCGCAGAGCTTTGCGGCCGGAAGGTATCATTCGCTCGTCGTTGATCGCGATTCACTGCCTGCTGAACTTGTGGTGTCGGCAGAGTCGCCCGACGGGCTTGTAATGGGATTGCGGCACAGAACCAAAAAGATCGAGGGCGTACAGTTCCATCCTGAGTCGATATTGAGCGACCACGGTAAAAAATTGTTGCAAAACTTCCTTGAACTTTGA
- a CDS encoding (2Fe-2S)-binding protein: MEIGTSGPRITAETANGTIAFEAPAGKKLVLAIEDEGIDILHRCGGNARCTTCRVEILSENIGERTDVEKAILATKPDISERIRLSCQLRLNEDLHIRVVNQASIAGIDPGKRPED; the protein is encoded by the coding sequence ATGGAAATCGGAACATCAGGGCCGCGAATTACCGCGGAAACGGCAAATGGAACAATAGCCTTTGAGGCGCCGGCGGGCAAGAAACTCGTCCTTGCTATCGAAGACGAAGGCATCGATATTCTGCATCGATGCGGCGGTAACGCCCGATGCACGACGTGTCGGGTAGAGATCCTTTCCGAAAATATCGGCGAACGAACCGATGTTGAAAAGGCTATTCTCGCCACAAAGCCGGACATTAGTGAGCGAATACGGCTGTCATGCCAGTTGCGGCTGAATGAAGACCTTCATATTCGCGTTGTGAATCAGGCGAGCATCGCAGGCATCGACCCGGGAAAACGGCCTGAAGACTAG
- the hrcA gene encoding heat-inducible transcription repressor HrcA — MFQTRPNRKTGRDANPGGERSSEALDHRAQIILTAIINEHFVTGEPVSSKVLAERFANASGLSSATIRNVMAELEERGMLEQPHTSAGRVPTDKGYRFYVDNLLGVLSISNDDLHRIGEEYGLTFNDQYETPDRLMERTSHLLSALSNNVGIVVSPSLATDRLQHIEFVGLSDDRILVVLVSAPNIVHNKIIRTGITFSRDELERTANYLNREFAGKSLAETRAEIIRQMHEEKALFDKQLQSAAILCTQSIENEDEAGEVFVDGTTNILTKKDFTDLENLRELLRTIGERSRLLQILTECIETDTAAKGDVQIMIGSEHRTPSMQNCTLISAPYRIAGSSAIGTLSVLGPTRIEYPRMISIVSYVAKTLERMMSSGSPHE; from the coding sequence ATGTTTCAAACCCGCCCAAACAGGAAGACCGGCCGCGACGCAAACCCAGGCGGCGAGCGCAGCAGCGAAGCACTCGATCATCGCGCGCAGATCATCCTGACGGCCATTATCAATGAACACTTTGTCACGGGAGAGCCTGTGAGTTCAAAGGTACTTGCCGAGCGGTTCGCCAATGCATCAGGGCTTAGCTCAGCTACGATCCGAAATGTAATGGCAGAACTTGAAGAACGCGGAATGCTTGAGCAGCCGCACACTTCAGCCGGACGAGTTCCTACCGATAAAGGCTACCGGTTCTACGTTGACAATCTGCTCGGGGTGCTGAGCATATCGAATGATGACCTGCATCGCATCGGCGAAGAGTATGGCCTTACATTCAACGATCAGTACGAAACACCCGACAGGCTGATGGAACGTACGTCCCATTTACTATCGGCTCTTTCAAATAATGTGGGTATTGTCGTTTCGCCGTCATTGGCGACCGACCGCCTGCAGCATATCGAGTTCGTCGGCCTGAGTGACGACCGCATTTTGGTTGTCCTGGTTTCGGCACCGAATATCGTGCACAACAAGATCATTCGGACCGGCATTACCTTTTCGAGGGACGAGCTTGAAAGAACGGCAAACTATCTGAACAGGGAATTTGCCGGCAAGAGTCTGGCCGAGACGCGTGCTGAGATCATACGTCAGATGCACGAGGAAAAGGCCTTATTTGACAAACAGCTGCAATCTGCCGCGATCCTTTGTACTCAGAGTATCGAGAACGAGGATGAAGCGGGCGAGGTTTTTGTTGACGGTACCACGAACATCCTTACGAAAAAGGATTTTACCGACCTCGAGAACCTGCGGGAATTGCTGCGGACGATCGGCGAGCGGTCACGCCTGCTTCAGATCCTAACCGAATGTATCGAAACGGATACGGCGGCCAAAGGTGATGTTCAGATCATGATCGGAAGTGAGCATCGGACGCCGAGCATGCAGAATTGCACGCTCATTTCCGCTCCGTACCGCATCGCGGGCAGCAGTGCGATCGGCACACTGAGCGTGCTCGGCCCCACGAGGATCGAGTACCCGAGGATGATCTCGATCGTCTCGTATGTAGCGAAGACATTGGAACGGATGATGTCATCCGGTTCTCCGCACGAATAG
- a CDS encoding M48 family metallopeptidase — protein sequence MPHESLSTIKEFYEEAFARYEPERTIPVVRVSFYPYIGINHTVRIRDGVILVRIGTICSDMPLPLQRALAYILVGKLFGKRIPAAARNAYNEYVRSDQMHERARQSRRSRARKVVTSSKGEIYDLDELFDELNRVYFGSTLAKPTLTWSAKRTYRLLGHHDETLDHITVSRSFDSASVPRYVVSYILFHEMLHIFHPTQYVNGRRRNHTPAFRSDEKKFRHYASAERWIENNTARMKRAAKRKKR from the coding sequence TTGCCACACGAATCCCTCTCAACGATAAAGGAATTTTACGAAGAAGCGTTCGCCCGCTATGAACCGGAGCGTACGATCCCGGTGGTCCGTGTTTCATTTTACCCTTATATCGGGATAAATCATACGGTTCGCATTCGAGACGGCGTGATATTGGTTCGCATCGGGACGATTTGCAGCGATATGCCGCTTCCATTGCAGCGGGCTCTTGCGTATATCTTGGTTGGCAAGCTCTTCGGAAAACGGATACCTGCGGCCGCTCGAAATGCCTACAATGAGTATGTGCGTTCCGATCAAATGCACGAAAGGGCGCGTCAATCGCGTCGAAGCCGAGCGCGCAAGGTAGTAACATCCTCGAAAGGCGAGATCTACGACCTCGACGAGCTTTTTGATGAGTTAAACCGCGTCTATTTCGGGAGTACGCTCGCAAAACCCACGCTCACTTGGTCGGCAAAAAGAACGTACCGCCTTCTTGGGCACCACGATGAGACGCTCGATCATATTACGGTCAGCCGATCATTTGACTCGGCCTCCGTGCCGCGTTATGTGGTTTCTTACATCCTTTTTCACGAGATGCTGCACATATTTCACCCCACGCAATATGTGAACGGCCGGCGGCGCAACCACACTCCCGCATTTCGCAGTGACGAAAAGAAGTTTCGCCATTACGCATCGGCCGAAAGGTGGATCGAAAATAATACAGCTCGTATGAAACGTGCCGCCAAACGAAAAAAGAGATGA
- a CDS encoding superoxide dismutase yields the protein MGTTTTYTAKTFDLSDLTGISNETLAMHFKLYEGYVANTNTYNQRIADLIGGGQLDATQVAAFSELKRRFGFEYNGMVLHEYYFGNMQKHGTGDAAKDSAFYAAAEKSFGSYDVWKADFNATGKMRGVGWATVYQDPASGAISNHWIDLHETGNVAGFKPILVMDVWEHAWIKDYAPADRPKYIEAFFANINWDVVNSRIG from the coding sequence ATGGGAACAACTACTACATATACCGCGAAGACATTTGATCTGAGCGATCTTACCGGCATTTCGAATGAAACGCTGGCGATGCACTTCAAATTGTACGAAGGCTACGTTGCCAACACCAACACTTATAACCAGCGTATTGCCGACCTCATCGGCGGCGGACAGCTCGATGCGACACAGGTTGCAGCGTTCAGCGAGCTGAAACGCCGTTTCGGCTTTGAGTACAACGGCATGGTGCTCCACGAATATTACTTCGGCAATATGCAGAAGCACGGCACGGGCGATGCTGCAAAGGATTCCGCATTCTATGCGGCGGCCGAGAAAAGCTTCGGCAGCTACGATGTTTGGAAGGCCGACTTCAACGCGACCGGCAAGATGCGCGGCGTCGGATGGGCAACCGTTTATCAGGATCCGGCAAGCGGTGCAATATCGAATCACTGGATCGACCTCCATGAGACAGGCAACGTTGCAGGATTCAAACCGATCCTCGTGATGGACGTTTGGGAGCACGCTTGGATCAAAGATTATGCACCGGCGGACCGCCCGAAGTATATCGAGGCTTTCTTTGCGAATATCAATTGGGACGTCGTCAATTCGCGGATCGGCTGA
- a CDS encoding alpha/beta fold hydrolase, translating to MYPKGDLFIPASHGVLEAILKQPSGTRRGVGLVCHPHPLGGGTMHNKVVFRAAAGLVDAGLTALRFNFRGVGASTGVHNEIEGGVEDVCDALNWLTDKYPDEDLTLAGFSFGSRVGMQAGMADPRVKRLISIGTPVEKYRDYDFLADVAKPILFLHGDRDEFCSVAGLRSLTDRIPQAEVVIFDNCGHFFDDRLNELRGTIAKWVESSIANTIP from the coding sequence ATGTACCCGAAGGGCGATCTTTTTATACCGGCATCACACGGAGTTCTCGAAGCTATATTGAAACAGCCGAGCGGTACGCGTCGCGGCGTTGGCCTTGTATGCCATCCGCATCCTCTCGGCGGCGGCACGATGCACAACAAGGTCGTGTTCCGTGCTGCGGCAGGCCTTGTTGACGCAGGCCTTACCGCACTGCGGTTCAATTTTCGAGGCGTCGGTGCATCCACAGGTGTTCACAACGAGATCGAAGGCGGCGTTGAGGATGTTTGCGATGCGCTTAATTGGCTCACGGACAAGTATCCCGATGAAGATCTGACGCTTGCCGGCTTTTCATTCGGCTCACGTGTCGGTATGCAGGCCGGGATGGCGGATCCGCGCGTCAAACGCCTGATCTCGATCGGAACTCCGGTCGAAAAATACCGCGATTACGACTTTCTTGCCGATGTTGCAAAGCCGATACTCTTTTTGCATGGCGACCGTGACGAATTCTGTTCCGTCGCCGGGTTGCGTTCGTTGACCGACCGCATTCCGCAGGCTGAGGTCGTGATCTTCGACAACTGCGGGCATTTTTTTGATGACCGGCTGAATGAACTGCGCGGGACCATCGCCAAGTGGGTCGAGAGCAGCATCGCGAATACGATACCTTAG
- the lpxK gene encoding tetraacyldisaccharide 4'-kinase: protein MSAMRLLSFIYEKVTDLRNTLYDRGVFHTASLNARVISIGNLTTGGTGKTPLTAFVANSLSAHGSPVCILTRGYGRKESRKRVLVSDGKNVLADADAGGDEPVELARNLQERAIVIADADRLSAGEWAVRRFGTAVFVLDDGFQHRKLKRDLDIVCIDATDPFGGGELLPAGRLREPLKGLQRADIAMITRADLVRHIDTIKADLLEINPKLDIFTCRTRIKRLIGSNDAANNGEQLAAVHEGRSYAFCGIGNPESFFELLRRGGYTLADTQIFKDHHRFTEDDIERIADEARLSGASALLTTAKDAERLRHFELPLPCFVVETEIEIDRCDDFVEMLRSKGRF from the coding sequence ATGTCGGCGATGAGGCTGCTCTCATTCATTTACGAAAAGGTCACAGATCTGAGGAATACGCTCTACGATCGCGGCGTATTTCATACAGCCTCGCTGAACGCTCGTGTCATAAGCATCGGCAATCTGACCACAGGCGGCACCGGAAAGACGCCGCTGACAGCATTCGTTGCGAATTCACTCTCTGCACACGGCTCGCCGGTGTGCATCCTAACACGAGGCTACGGGCGAAAGGAATCACGCAAACGTGTACTCGTAAGCGACGGGAAAAACGTGCTTGCTGACGCAGATGCCGGCGGCGATGAGCCGGTCGAATTAGCACGAAACCTTCAGGAACGCGCCATCGTGATAGCCGACGCGGATCGACTTTCAGCCGGCGAATGGGCTGTCAGGCGATTCGGAACCGCGGTCTTTGTGCTTGACGACGGTTTTCAACATCGAAAACTCAAGCGGGATCTCGACATCGTGTGCATCGATGCGACCGATCCTTTTGGCGGCGGCGAACTCTTGCCGGCCGGCCGCCTGCGTGAACCTCTAAAAGGCCTTCAGCGAGCGGACATCGCCATGATCACGCGTGCCGACCTCGTCCGCCATATCGACACGATCAAGGCTGATCTTTTGGAGATCAACCCGAAGCTCGACATCTTTACATGCAGAACGCGAATAAAGCGGCTGATCGGATCGAATGATGCAGCGAACAACGGAGAGCAGCTCGCAGCCGTTCATGAAGGCCGTTCCTATGCGTTCTGCGGTATCGGAAATCCCGAGAGCTTCTTTGAATTGCTTCGCCGCGGCGGCTATACGCTTGCGGATACACAAATATTCAAAGACCACCATCGCTTTACAGAAGACGATATCGAACGGATCGCGGATGAAGCTCGCCTTTCGGGCGCAAGCGCGCTTCTCACCACCGCAAAAGATGCCGAAAGGCTGCGGCACTTTGAGTTGCCGCTTCCCTGCTTTGTTGTTGAGACCGAGATCGAGATCGACCGATGCGATGACTTCGTCGAAATGCTTCGATCAAAAGGTCGGTTCTAA
- a CDS encoding SDR family oxidoreductase — protein MDRVFCKDILQGKIAFVTGGGTGITGGVARAFAEHGAKLTIISRKEDNLIAQKQFIEENGGECLAIAADVRDSAAIEEAIRRTLDHYGRLDIVVNGAAGNFLCAANELSPNGFGTVIDIDTKGTFNTCRAAFEALRSSRGQIINISATLHYLATPMQIHVSAAKAAVDAVTRNLSVEWGMHGIRVNGIAPGPIEDTEGMKRLLLPELRDKLAKRIPLGRFGRIEDIRNAALFLASDAASYINGVTLVVDGGAWMLGTSLT, from the coding sequence ATGGACAGAGTATTCTGCAAAGACATTTTACAGGGAAAGATCGCATTTGTTACAGGCGGCGGCACGGGCATTACCGGCGGCGTCGCCCGAGCCTTTGCGGAACACGGAGCAAAGCTTACGATAATCAGCCGTAAAGAGGACAATCTGATCGCACAAAAGCAGTTCATCGAAGAGAACGGCGGCGAGTGTCTCGCGATCGCGGCGGACGTTCGCGATTCTGCCGCGATCGAAGAAGCCATCCGCCGAACGCTGGATCATTACGGACGTCTCGATATCGTGGTCAACGGTGCCGCGGGCAACTTTCTCTGTGCGGCGAACGAGCTGTCGCCGAACGGCTTCGGAACCGTGATAGACATAGACACCAAGGGCACATTCAACACCTGTCGTGCGGCGTTCGAGGCATTAAGATCGTCGAGAGGGCAGATAATCAACATCTCGGCCACACTGCATTATCTGGCTACGCCGATGCAGATACATGTATCGGCGGCGAAGGCCGCGGTCGATGCTGTCACGCGCAACCTTTCGGTCGAATGGGGTATGCACGGCATCCGAGTTAACGGAATCGCTCCGGGGCCGATCGAAGATACTGAGGGGATGAAACGCCTGCTGCTGCCCGAACTGCGCGACAAACTTGCAAAGCGCATTCCGCTCGGCAGGTTCGGCCGCATCGAGGACATTCGAAACGCCGCCCTATTCCTTGCATCCGATGCCGCAAGCTATATCAACGGTGTTACGCTTGTGGTGGACGGCGGTGCATGGATGCTTGGAACGAGCCTGACATAA
- a CDS encoding AI-2E family transporter, translating into MQDDELQEPLDIPEETAVEPAAFRTVRLDPSSPSIRSIVRVVVIALIGVAISGWVQSIVSSLSYLFFLIVLSLFFAYLIDPIVKLIRRPFKAHGVERFMPRSVAILLAYILVFGGIGFAISNLAPRVVEQAKEFGQNLPSYGATLRQKLNELNGRFDRLRIPDEIQSDLTKKATEIAGSISATLGVFFLTVATFVPWLILIPVIAFFFLKDANLFRLGVLRSFPAGRWRMRAEMVLQDLNTTLAAYTRAQLISCFLIGLICVLGFYMLGMKYALLLGIIAGIFEFVPLLGPALVGVIVVATAVASENPWRGLYVAVFLIVLRVIQDYLMYPRIVRGGIHLHPLAIILAILAGEQIAGIPGVFVSIPFVAVATVAYRHILDHRGHRSLIASWIEGSEQTKQSNADA; encoded by the coding sequence ATGCAGGACGACGAGCTTCAAGAACCCCTCGATATTCCTGAGGAAACGGCAGTGGAACCGGCCGCGTTCCGGACGGTTCGTCTCGATCCGTCATCGCCCTCGATCCGTTCGATCGTTCGGGTGGTCGTCATCGCATTGATCGGCGTTGCCATCTCGGGCTGGGTTCAGAGCATCGTTTCATCGCTCTCGTATCTGTTCTTTTTGATCGTGCTGTCGCTGTTCTTTGCCTATTTGATCGATCCGATCGTGAAGCTGATCAGACGGCCGTTCAAGGCTCACGGCGTTGAGCGTTTTATGCCGCGTTCGGTTGCGATCCTGCTGGCATACATACTTGTTTTCGGCGGCATAGGTTTCGCAATTTCAAATCTTGCGCCGCGGGTTGTCGAGCAAGCAAAAGAGTTCGGACAGAATCTTCCGAGTTACGGGGCGACGCTCCGGCAAAAACTCAATGAACTGAACGGCCGCTTTGACCGCCTTCGAATCCCCGACGAGATCCAATCAGACCTTACAAAGAAAGCGACCGAGATCGCGGGTTCGATATCGGCGACCTTGGGTGTGTTTTTCTTAACGGTCGCAACATTTGTCCCATGGCTGATACTTATACCGGTGATCGCGTTCTTTTTCCTAAAGGATGCGAACCTGTTCCGTCTCGGCGTTCTCAGATCATTTCCGGCCGGGCGCTGGCGTATGCGCGCGGAAATGGTGCTGCAAGATCTCAATACTACGCTTGCTGCATATACGCGGGCGCAGTTGATATCGTGTTTCCTTATCGGTTTGATCTGCGTGCTGGGCTTTTATATGCTTGGCATGAAATACGCATTGCTGCTTGGTATCATAGCCGGTATCTTTGAATTCGTGCCGCTGCTCGGGCCGGCACTTGTGGGCGTAATAGTCGTTGCGACCGCCGTGGCTTCAGAGAACCCATGGCGTGGGCTATATGTTGCGGTCTTTTTGATAGTGCTTCGGGTCATTCAGGATTATCTGATGTATCCTCGCATTGTGCGTGGCGGCATTCACCTGCACCCGCTTGCGATCATTCTCGCGATCCTTGCAGGCGAACAGATCGCCGGCATTCCGGGTGTATTCGTGTCAATTCCGTTCGTTGCCGTCGCAACGGTTGCCTATCGGCATATTCTTGATCACCGAGGCCATCGCAGCCTTATCGCAAGCTGGATCGAAGGCTCCGAACAGACCAAGCAAAGTAATGCCGACGCGTAG
- the trpD gene encoding anthranilate phosphoribosyltransferase, whose translation MHQTKTEWLMSAPVSATNPKADSPLFPYIVKLIRGEHLTAPDAANFFRILTDGRHGSIQIAAALTALTAKGETAEELAGMTKVMREQAIHLRSVPKNAVDIAGTGSSSAKTFNVSTAAAIVAAGAGLPVAKQSNRGVTTAIGSSDVLAELGIKPAADVETAQSALDGIEICFMAAPKFHPSLNRVGMVRRALGIRTCLNLLGAIANPAPVSRMLIGLWHHSLISPVGNALAMLKVDKAWVVQGVDGLDEISISGPTHVMEAIGNKTRTFTLTPEDFGLKKGSTAGLKCHSAKESAAIIRDVLESKRRDEARSLIVMNAAAAILIGGLAKTTLQAARLAEHSIDSGRAQTKLERLAAAGKK comes from the coding sequence ATGCACCAGACAAAGACCGAGTGGTTAATGTCCGCTCCGGTTTCAGCAACAAATCCAAAGGCCGATTCGCCGCTGTTCCCATACATCGTTAAGCTCATCCGCGGTGAGCATCTCACTGCGCCCGACGCCGCAAACTTTTTCCGCATCCTCACAGACGGGCGTCACGGTTCGATCCAGATCGCCGCTGCTCTTACGGCATTGACCGCAAAAGGCGAAACCGCCGAGGAGCTTGCGGGAATGACGAAGGTAATGCGGGAGCAGGCGATCCATCTGCGGTCAGTACCGAAAAACGCGGTTGATATCGCCGGCACAGGCTCTTCATCTGCAAAGACCTTCAATGTCTCGACGGCGGCGGCTATCGTAGCGGCAGGAGCTGGCCTTCCGGTGGCAAAACAAAGCAATCGCGGCGTTACGACAGCCATCGGCAGTTCCGACGTGCTCGCCGAACTCGGCATTAAGCCCGCGGCTGATGTTGAAACGGCACAATCAGCGCTTGACGGGATCGAGATTTGCTTTATGGCGGCACCGAAGTTTCATCCTTCGCTAAACCGCGTAGGCATGGTACGCCGAGCACTCGGCATTCGCACTTGTCTGAATCTATTGGGAGCAATAGCAAATCCTGCTCCCGTATCGCGAATGCTGATCGGCCTTTGGCATCATTCGCTGATCTCGCCTGTAGGCAATGCACTCGCGATGCTGAAGGTTGATAAGGCGTGGGTCGTTCAGGGCGTTGACGGCCTCGATGAGATCTCGATCTCAGGACCGACGCACGTTATGGAGGCGATCGGCAACAAGACACGCACATTCACGCTCACACCCGAAGATTTCGGTTTGAAAAAAGGCAGCACCGCGGGGCTGAAGTGCCACTCCGCAAAAGAAAGCGCCGCTATCATACGCGACGTCCTCGAAAGCAAACGCCGCGACGAGGCCCGATCGCTTATCGTAATGAACGCTGCGGCGGCGATACTTATCGGCGGCTTGGCAAAGACAACACTTCAAGCAGCAAGGCTCGCCGAGCATTCCATCGACAGCGGTCGGGCACAAACAAAGCTCGAACGCCTTGCAGCGGCAGGAAAGAAATAA
- a CDS encoding acyl-CoA thioesterase encodes MEEPIRDAAIRLTMMPRDTNAFGTVFGGVILSYIDIAGGVEAVRHTKHERFVTVAMNEIVFHEPVFIGDLVSFYANTTKVGRTSITIHVEVEAERFGNKGQKVRVTSADLVFVAINEHREKVVIGN; translated from the coding sequence ATGGAAGAACCGATACGAGATGCAGCTATCAGGCTGACGATGATGCCTCGCGACACAAACGCATTCGGCACCGTCTTCGGCGGCGTTATTCTCAGTTACATTGATATCGCAGGCGGCGTTGAGGCCGTCAGGCACACGAAACATGAGCGATTCGTAACGGTCGCAATGAACGAGATCGTGTTTCATGAGCCTGTTTTTATAGGCGACCTTGTCAGCTTCTACGCAAATACGACGAAAGTCGGCCGCACATCGATCACGATCCACGTTGAGGTCGAGGCCGAGCGATTCGGCAACAAAGGGCAAAAGGTTCGGGTAACCTCCGCTGATCTCGTATTTGTCGCAATAAATGAACATCGCGAGAAGGTCGTGATCGGAAATTAG